One window from the genome of Thermaerobacter marianensis DSM 12885 encodes:
- a CDS encoding aspartyl-phosphate phosphatase Spo0E family protein, translated as MASPVPSGRHRWPGLVEHRAEQAEIERLRNLLYRLARRRGYADPQVVELSRQLDDLITAWYRAHGAPGRLEPRTLTAS; from the coding sequence GTGGCGTCCCCAGTCCCGTCCGGCCGGCATCGCTGGCCCGGCCTGGTGGAGCACCGGGCCGAACAGGCCGAGATCGAGCGCCTGCGCAACCTGCTCTACCGGCTGGCCCGCCGGCGGGGCTACGCCGATCCCCAGGTGGTCGAACTCAGCCGCCAGCTGGACGACCTGATCACGGCCTGGTACCGCGCCCACGGAGCGCCCGGGCGCCTTGAGCCCCGTACCCTGACGGCCTCTTGA
- a CDS encoding pyruvoyl-dependent arginine decarboxylase: MLPIPNRFALVTGRAEGETPLTAFDAALLDAGVANVNLVKVSSILPPGAKALERLVLPPGALVPIAYGRLVSAEPGTRIAAAVAVGRDDPGRFGMIMEHTAYASASEVEAAIRRMVEESFTIRGGRPREILVRAVEHVVERCGCVFAGCVLWYGP, encoded by the coding sequence ATGTTGCCGATTCCCAACCGGTTTGCCCTGGTGACGGGGCGGGCCGAAGGCGAGACGCCCCTGACGGCCTTCGATGCGGCGCTCCTCGACGCCGGGGTGGCCAACGTCAACCTGGTGAAGGTTTCCAGCATCCTGCCTCCGGGTGCCAAGGCCCTGGAACGGCTGGTTCTTCCGCCCGGCGCCCTGGTTCCCATCGCCTATGGGCGGCTGGTATCGGCCGAGCCGGGGACCCGCATCGCGGCGGCCGTGGCCGTGGGCCGGGATGACCCCGGCCGGTTCGGCATGATCATGGAGCACACCGCATATGCCAGTGCCAGCGAGGTGGAAGCTGCCATCCGCCGCATGGTGGAGGAGAGCTTCACCATTCGCGGGGGCCGCCCGCGGGAGATCCTGGTCCGCGCCGTGGAGCACGTGGTGGAGCGGTGCGGGTGCGTCTTCGCCGGGTGCGTGCTCTGGTACGGCCCGTGA
- a CDS encoding coenzyme F420-0:L-glutamate ligase, producing the protein MATGHRLGRPASKPPFEVEVIRTEIITPAHDLEEVVARYTRGRLQPGDVVAVSTKIVSITQGRLLRPEQLRPGTLARLVCRFIDQEGSCSSPYSLQAVIEHTGRWRVALAFLVGGASRLLLRRSGDFYRIAGYYARVIDDVMGTLAPFDKHIVLPPADPDGVAASLARALGPGIGACIVDANDLGKAEVVGASPGVDRQAVLVVMRSNPWGNTDQQAPLAILRPRSDERGPAATGGGAMPPAG; encoded by the coding sequence ATGGCCACCGGCCACCGGCTGGGCCGCCCGGCCTCCAAGCCCCCTTTCGAGGTCGAGGTCATCCGCACCGAGATCATCACCCCCGCCCACGACCTGGAGGAGGTGGTCGCCCGCTACACCCGCGGCCGGCTGCAGCCGGGCGACGTGGTGGCGGTCTCGACCAAGATCGTGTCCATCACCCAGGGCCGCCTGCTGCGGCCCGAGCAGCTCCGTCCCGGCACCCTGGCCCGCCTGGTGTGCCGGTTCATCGACCAGGAGGGGAGCTGCTCGTCGCCCTACTCGCTGCAGGCGGTGATCGAGCACACCGGCCGGTGGCGGGTGGCGCTGGCCTTCCTGGTGGGGGGCGCCAGCCGGCTCCTGCTGCGCCGCAGCGGCGACTTCTACCGCATCGCCGGCTACTACGCCCGGGTGATCGACGACGTCATGGGCACCCTGGCCCCCTTCGACAAGCACATCGTCTTGCCACCGGCCGACCCCGACGGCGTGGCCGCGAGCCTGGCGCGGGCCCTGGGACCGGGCATCGGCGCCTGCATCGTCGACGCCAACGACCTCGGCAAGGCGGAGGTGGTGGGGGCAAGCCCAGGCGTCGACCGCCAGGCGGTGCTCGTGGTCATGCGCTCGAACCCGTGGGGCAACACGGACCAGCAGGCCCCGCTAGCCATCCTCCGGCCCCGGTCGGACGAACGCGGCCCGGCGGCGACCGGAGGCGGCGCCATGCCCCCGGCCGGCTAG
- a CDS encoding N-acetylmuramoyl-L-alanine amidase family protein, which produces MNRGDAGKDVGTPPSAAVREGGAFGRWLSWRNQPAWGTFLRRGAWEAGRPARGSGASRGPAPAKGHGGGPDRGRWGPAGPGWAPWLLLGALALLALGRVAGVAASPEQGPLAGTLIVVDPGHGGVDRGACHLPSNTIESEIALDFSFLLRKLLRDQGARVLLTRTTDEDLDLDPRIEIANANGADYFLSIHVNWFPDPTCFGAQTFYFPGREESRRLALLVQDELKKVDPDNYREIQTGRYRVLRLTRMPGVLVELGFVDSPHDRAILHDAGKRRQLAEAIVRGVIRHRRGEAGPEPAPDLRDR; this is translated from the coding sequence TTGAATCGCGGCGACGCCGGCAAGGACGTGGGCACCCCGCCCTCGGCTGCCGTTCGGGAGGGCGGGGCTTTTGGGCGCTGGCTTTCGTGGCGCAACCAGCCGGCATGGGGGACCTTTCTCCGCCGAGGGGCTTGGGAGGCCGGCCGGCCCGCCCGCGGGTCCGGGGCATCGCGGGGCCCGGCGCCGGCGAAGGGGCACGGGGGCGGTCCGGACCGTGGCCGGTGGGGCCCGGCCGGGCCGGGCTGGGCACCGTGGCTGCTCCTGGGTGCCCTGGCGCTGCTGGCCCTGGGCCGGGTGGCGGGCGTGGCTGCCTCCCCCGAACAGGGCCCCCTGGCCGGCACCCTGATCGTGGTCGATCCCGGCCACGGCGGCGTCGACCGCGGCGCCTGCCATTTGCCCTCCAACACCATCGAGAGTGAGATCGCTCTGGATTTCTCGTTCCTCCTGCGGAAGCTGCTGCGGGACCAGGGGGCGCGGGTGCTGCTGACCCGCACCACCGACGAGGACCTGGACCTGGATCCGCGCATCGAGATCGCCAACGCCAACGGCGCCGACTACTTCCTCAGCATCCACGTCAACTGGTTCCCCGACCCCACCTGCTTCGGCGCCCAGACCTTCTACTTCCCCGGCCGGGAGGAGAGCCGCCGGCTGGCGCTGCTGGTGCAGGACGAGCTCAAGAAGGTCGACCCGGACAACTACCGCGAGATCCAGACCGGCCGCTACCGGGTGCTCCGCCTGACCCGCATGCCCGGCGTGCTGGTGGAACTCGGCTTCGTCGACAGCCCCCACGACCGGGCCATCCTCCACGACGCCGGCAAGCGCCGCCAGCTGGCCGAGGCCATCGTCCGCGGGGTGATCCGCCACCGCCGCGGCGAGGCGGGCCCCGAGCCGGCACCGGACCTCCGGGACCGGTAG